One genomic segment of Luteimonas galliterrae includes these proteins:
- the trpB gene encoding tryptophan synthase subunit beta codes for MPDASGHFGRYGGRFVAETLIGPVEELAAAYDAARVDPAFIAAFEKDLAHYVGRPSPIYHAQRLSDHAGGARILLKREDLNHTGAHKINNTIGQALLASRMGKTRIIAETGAGQHGVASATVAARLGLECVVYMGATDIERQKINVYRMKLLGATVVPVTSGSQTLKDALNEAMRDWVTNVRDTFYIIGTVAGPDPYPRMVRDFNAVVGREARAQMLAEYGRLPDAITACVGGGSNAIGLFHAFLNDPGVRIVGAEAAGEGIATGHHAASLAAGRPGVLHGNRTYVLCDDDGQIIETHSVSAGLDYPGVGPEHAFLKDSGRAEYVGVTDDEALAAFHLLAKTEGILAALESSHAIAQALKLARELPKDALVLCNLSGRGDKDVHTIAAREGILL; via the coding sequence ATGCCCGATGCCAGCGGCCATTTCGGCCGCTATGGCGGGCGTTTCGTGGCCGAAACGCTGATCGGTCCGGTCGAAGAATTGGCCGCGGCCTACGATGCGGCGCGGGTCGATCCGGCCTTCATCGCCGCCTTCGAAAAAGACCTGGCCCACTACGTCGGCCGCCCCAGCCCGATCTATCACGCGCAACGCCTCAGCGACCACGCCGGCGGCGCGCGCATCCTGCTCAAGCGCGAGGACCTGAACCACACCGGCGCGCACAAGATCAACAACACCATCGGCCAGGCGCTGCTCGCCAGCCGCATGGGCAAGACCCGGATCATCGCCGAGACCGGCGCCGGCCAGCACGGCGTGGCCTCGGCCACCGTCGCCGCGCGGCTGGGCCTGGAATGCGTCGTCTACATGGGCGCGACCGATATCGAGCGGCAGAAGATCAACGTCTACCGCATGAAACTGCTCGGTGCGACCGTGGTGCCGGTGACCAGCGGTTCGCAGACGCTGAAGGATGCTTTGAACGAAGCGATGCGCGACTGGGTGACCAACGTGCGCGACACGTTCTACATCATCGGCACCGTCGCCGGCCCGGATCCGTATCCGCGCATGGTGCGCGACTTCAACGCCGTGGTCGGCCGCGAGGCGCGCGCGCAGATGCTGGCCGAATACGGCCGCCTGCCCGATGCGATCACCGCCTGCGTCGGCGGCGGCAGCAACGCGATCGGCCTGTTCCACGCGTTCCTCAACGACCCCGGCGTGCGCATCGTCGGCGCCGAGGCGGCGGGCGAGGGCATCGCGACCGGACATCACGCCGCATCGCTCGCGGCCGGGCGGCCGGGCGTGCTGCACGGCAACCGCACCTACGTGCTGTGCGACGACGACGGCCAGATCATCGAGACGCATTCGGTGTCGGCCGGCCTGGACTATCCCGGCGTCGGTCCGGAGCACGCCTTCCTCAAGGACAGCGGACGCGCCGAGTACGTGGGCGTCACCGACGACGAAGCGCTGGCTGCCTTCCACCTGCTGGCCAAGACCGAAGGCATCCTCGCCGCGCTCGAATCCAGCCACGCCATCGCCCAGGCGCTCAAGCTGGCGCGCGAACTGCCCAAGGACGCGCTGGTGCTGTGCAACCTGTCCGGCCGCGGCGACAAGGACGTGCACACCATCGCCGCGCGCGAAGGAATTTTGTTATGA
- a CDS encoding DUF3144 domain-containing protein: MSEENQTQAQTEAGQQQPPQLDPAFFTCVNEYLELTNKQSKEQGLKRISMASMYAASRFNAHVYLANVSDPAAERKEFLDYMTRMYRRMLNENLDGLGAERGVNVGESELAAEYAAMGVGKPQPGVSPLISGE; encoded by the coding sequence ATGAGCGAAGAGAATCAGACCCAGGCCCAGACCGAAGCCGGCCAGCAGCAACCGCCGCAGCTCGATCCGGCGTTCTTCACCTGCGTCAACGAGTACCTGGAGCTGACCAACAAGCAGTCCAAGGAGCAGGGCCTCAAGCGCATCAGCATGGCCAGCATGTACGCGGCCTCGCGCTTCAACGCCCACGTCTACCTGGCCAACGTCAGCGACCCGGCCGCCGAGCGCAAGGAATTCCTCGACTACATGACCCGCATGTACCGCCGGATGCTCAACGAGAATCTGGACGGCCTGGGCGCCGAGCGCGGCGTCAACGTCGGCGAATCCGAGCTGGCGGCCGAATACGCGGCCATGGGCGTCGGCAAGCCGCAGCCGGGCGTTTCGCCGCTTATCTCCGGCGAATGA
- a CDS encoding phosphoribosylanthranilate isomerase produces the protein MNKLLFRTRIKFCGFTRAGDVRLASELGVDAVGFIFSPDSPRRVHPTEARAMRNAMAPLVDAVALFQDNDVEEIREVIKQVRPTLLQFHGGEDDAFCRGFGVPYMKAVAMQDEAVDARALHTRYPGAAGFLLDSHAPGMGGGTGRVFDWSRIPAGLNKPFVVAGGLRPENVFDAVLATLPWGVDVASGIESEPGIKDGDKMRRFVEEVRRADCHTESEPASRQPA, from the coding sequence GTGAACAAGCTCCTATTCCGCACCCGCATCAAGTTCTGCGGATTCACCCGCGCCGGCGACGTGCGCCTGGCGAGCGAGCTCGGCGTGGATGCGGTCGGCTTCATCTTTTCGCCCGACAGTCCGCGCCGCGTGCACCCTACCGAAGCGCGCGCCATGCGCAATGCCATGGCGCCGCTGGTCGATGCGGTGGCGCTGTTCCAGGACAACGACGTCGAAGAGATCCGCGAAGTGATCAAGCAAGTGCGGCCGACCTTGCTGCAGTTCCACGGCGGCGAGGACGACGCTTTCTGCCGCGGCTTCGGCGTGCCCTATATGAAGGCGGTGGCGATGCAGGACGAAGCCGTCGATGCGCGCGCCTTGCACACCCGCTATCCGGGTGCGGCAGGCTTCCTGCTGGACAGCCATGCCCCGGGCATGGGCGGCGGCACCGGCCGCGTTTTCGACTGGTCCCGCATCCCGGCAGGCCTGAACAAGCCCTTCGTGGTGGCTGGCGGATTGCGGCCGGAAAACGTATTCGATGCGGTCCTGGCCACTTTGCCCTGGGGCGTGGACGTGGCCTCCGGGATCGAAAGCGAGCCCGGGATCAAGGATGGCGATAAGATGCGACGTTTCGTCGAAGAAGTCAGACGTGCCGACTGCCACACCGAATCCGAGCCGGCCTCCCGCCAGCCCGCCTGA
- the truA gene encoding tRNA pseudouridine(38-40) synthase TruA produces MTRYALGVEYDGSDFLGWQRLSKPGEQDPGSLQAALEEALSFVAASPIQTVCAGRTDAGVHAACQVVHFDSDVPREPRGWMLGATSRLPAAICVRWCQAVAGDFHARFSARARRYRYRLLNRPVRPALERQYLAWERRPLDAGAMHRAAQVLLGEQDFSAFRTVHCQAPHARRDMQAIEVRREGEQVVFELQANAFLHHMVRNIVGSLLEVGAGERPERWIGDVLQGRDRTLAGPTAPAEGLVFLGPRYGAEWRLPAEVTL; encoded by the coding sequence GTGACGCGTTACGCGCTGGGCGTCGAATACGACGGCAGCGATTTCCTCGGCTGGCAGCGCCTCAGCAAACCCGGAGAGCAAGACCCCGGCAGCCTGCAGGCGGCGCTGGAAGAGGCGCTGTCTTTCGTGGCCGCGTCGCCCATCCAAACCGTCTGCGCCGGACGCACCGACGCCGGCGTGCACGCCGCCTGCCAGGTGGTCCATTTCGACAGCGACGTACCGCGCGAGCCGCGGGGCTGGATGCTCGGCGCCACCAGCCGTCTGCCGGCCGCAATTTGCGTGCGCTGGTGCCAAGCGGTGGCAGGCGACTTCCACGCGCGTTTTTCGGCGCGAGCGCGACGTTACCGCTACCGCTTGCTGAACCGCCCGGTCCGTCCGGCGCTGGAACGCCAGTACCTGGCCTGGGAGCGCCGGCCGCTGGATGCGGGCGCGATGCATCGCGCCGCGCAAGTCCTGCTCGGCGAGCAGGATTTTTCCGCGTTCCGCACCGTGCATTGCCAAGCCCCGCACGCGCGGCGCGACATGCAGGCCATAGAAGTGCGGCGCGAAGGCGAACAGGTCGTTTTCGAGCTGCAGGCGAATGCCTTCCTCCACCACATGGTCCGCAACATCGTCGGCAGCCTGCTCGAAGTCGGCGCGGGCGAGCGGCCGGAGCGCTGGATCGGCGACGTGTTGCAGGGCCGCGATCGCACCTTGGCCGGCCCCACGGCGCCGGCCGAGGGCCTGGTCTTCCTCGGCCCGCGCTATGGGGCAGAATGGCGCTTGCCCGCCGAGGTGACTTTGTGA